The Diachasmimorpha longicaudata isolate KC_UGA_2023 chromosome 2, iyDiaLong2, whole genome shotgun sequence genome segment TACTAAGCGAAAACGATTAATTGCGGGATGAAGAGTCGAGGGGAAGTCCTTTTTTTCGCTTCGCTTCATACGGAATAAGGGACTATTCGTTCATACTTTGTATATAACTGCAGTTGGCACGCACACTAACGGGTTACAAGCTGTTCCGCACGTGTACCCACAGGGTTCAAGGCCACCTGGTGTTCCACATTCAATGTTGTATATGTAGAGTGCAATCGTGCACGAGGCATCGACAATTTCCGCGCACAACTACCAcccaatttcattaattctagATGAAACAACAACTGCTTTCCATTCATGAATTCTTCTTTTTATAACTTGcagttttttttggaaatatggCACCGACAATTTGCATGACTGATATACCGAAGGCAGGGACCGATGCACCTTGCGTGAGAAGGAAATATTGGCAGGAGAGAGCTATCAATAGGCACTCTAGGTTTGAATTGAAAGAGATATCtgttaaaaatggaaattgggAGGCTAATTGTCAGGAGTTATCTTTACCGGAAGCGAGAATACCTGAGGAGCCTAAATATGTACAATGGAGGATTCTCGAGAGACGAAGAAAAGGTAATGGCAGACATTTATCATTATTCatatgaattaaattattattagtttCATGTGAATATCAAATGCCATCTTAATTCTCGAGTTTGTCATGAAAATGATAACGTGATATAATAGTTCAGAAATGAGGTGATTTACAAGTGTTGAAATATCACATGAATGAGTCAACATTAAGGATTTCGAGGTGAATTCGAAAGTTTAATAGCAACGTTATCAAGCATCAACAAATTCCTcttcgattaaaatttttctctcgaatATTACCAACTCTAAGAGAATGAAAACTCGTAATATTTTCATGAAGACCATGAAAGTCTGATTTACAGCTGTTATTTTTCTAATCTCGTTGTGGCATTCAATGtcgaagtggtaaaacttCATGATTCCGATGGCCAATACAAAAAGATACAATCGAATATGTCAAGTGAAGGCAATCATGTATTCAAAGCAccctttaccacttcacttAATTCCCACTTCATTATTCTTACCTCCGATCAAATGAACCAGTAATAATACGCTGATAATGACAATCACAAATGATTCCACAGAATTATTGGACATTGTCATTCGAACTCTGGTCCTTGTTCGCCGTAACCACAGACTCCAAAAACGAATGGATGCTCTATGTCTGGAAACACAACAGTTCGTCAGATCTCAGCTGAGAAACAGACAACTCGAGAGCGAAGTTGGTGAGATTTCAAAGCAATCTAGCATTCAATCATCTTCCATCGACACCATGGAAGTTGATAATACAAGGCAAAGTAATAATAATGAGCCAGAAATCAAGTCACCAAATCCAGTGACATCCGCCTGCATTTTATCGAACACCGACAGCGGTGTATCATCCGACTGCTCCTTCTAGGATCTCAAAATACAATTCCATAATTCATGGAATTAACGAAATAATGCTTTCCATGATTTACAGGGAAGGTACGATATTCTCTTCGTACTTATACCACTTTTCATATCACTGCGTACTAGTAAAACTGATATACATTAATTACGATTGGAGATTATTCTTATTCTCAACATCTCCGGATTGAGATAGTGATTAGTTTCTCGTTTGCAAcaagagaagagaaaaattatttcactgatAATCCTAGGCATTGCTTATACGAGCAATTGAACCATACGATGCATATTTATATGTAGAGAgtattagaaatattttttaaaataatgcaTAATATTGAGAATGGCAAATAGAGACAATTGTCTCCGAATCTTTTccagatattattttttaatgaatttatttcaaactcTGGAGTATTCAGAAGAACATGTCGTGCCTGATGACTTAGAGATTTTCGATAATCGCAGTAATAATTAGTCCTttacaattttgagaaataGATTGATGAGCCCTAGGTGGGGAGAATCGTCCAGAAAGGATTGAATGAAAACTCAGTTGTAGACATGTTTCATCAAATCCCATCGGAGAAGCAATTACATTTCACAAAGTAAATAAACCGTCGAAAATTGCAAAAGTAGATAGCTATGCAAGAATTCTTTCCAGAATTATTTATCGTATACTCGGATTTCGTTTAAACTGCTGATTCAAGTCAATTTTGAACTATTTAGATGATCCGATTACGGGTTTAACTATTACGGAGCCATTATATTACGGTAAAAAATATCACGTAATGATATTACTGAATTAATAGAGTAATAGACCAAGACGAAGTTATTGATCGATTATTCAACAAGAAGATTCTGTAACTGAAGGTGTTTATAATCGAATATTCCACAAGATGCctcgaaataattaatatacttCTACAATTCCTTCTaggataaaatttaaataatgaataattcaacaatACTGTCAACGATCAATAGTTCGCCAATTTTAATaccattcattgaaaaattcagatattGTGAGTAgtgtggaaaaaaaacaaatgaaagcACCATTCTAGTAATATATaactttttattaaaaaatatatcaatactAATCATactctgaaataattttcattgttgcATTAATTATCGTAACACTTTGGGGCCATATTTTTTACCGTAATATTCACACTGAAAACTGCAATGAAATTCTTTTAAACTGCTGATGCAAATGAACTCTTGGTGTTCGATGACTCACAAATTTTCGATGATCGCAGTAAATAATTCTTCACAATTTGAGACATAAATTGAGAAAGTCTAAGGGGCGTAAATTGCCGAGAggatattgaatgaaaattcaaatgtgaAAACTTTATAAGAAGTTTCGTGGAAGAGTAAATTATATTTCATCGAGTGTGTGACGTTTATTTCCTCCTGGAATAAACGCCTGGAGAATTACATACGAAGAAAATTCTTTCAGAAACTTCACATATTTTTCATATCCATGGCACTGCAAGTCTTTCAAAgtgttgaaataaattatctctGGAATATTTAGAGAAACATCACGTGCCTGATGATTTCGCAATTGTTGATAATCGCGGTAATGATTAGTCCTTTACTTTTAAATGAAGTGAATCGTCGAGTTTTTTGACGAACTCAAGTCCATGAATTAATGTCTGACTGTTTATGGGATGTTGATGAACCTTCGGTTgagtgaaaaatagaaaaaagtcgatttcagtggaataaaaaatttaaaacttgAAAGGAATAGAGTGGTTCCCCCACTGGACGGTATTGCCCACTTAGACACATCGAATCATACTCCAGTGCCCTTCAATCTGTGTGTCTATCTgttttttctaaatattttttcggaaaCGACTTaaagagacgatttccgcgcAGCTAAAGTTTCATCCGAAACATCACAATTTTTGGCTTAAATAATGTAGGGTAATTAGAGTTAGTTAGGCTCTTGGCATATCAGTACATGacgtttttgataaaaatcttACAATGGTGTTGAAATTGATATCCGATAAATGCTACCTGCACGTTAGAATGAACCGAATGGTGAGAATGCATGGAAGCAAGAGAGAAACATCACTCGTGCAACATTTCGgatacattgaatttttttattttggggCTTGGAAAGCGTTTACAAGAACTATTTCATGTCGTGCTTAGACACACGTAGAATATTATCAACCATGTAGATTGTGATTTACTCTCTCGATAAATGAAGAGAGCACTGGTTCGAGGGTTGCATGACTAATCAACTGATGACAACTCAACACAAAAGATGAAcaaatgatgaatatttttctcattacaCTGTGCGCAAAAGGCCCTTTTCCACACATTGTGATGAAAAAGACGTTTGATACCCGGGAgaaagatattaatttttgctCGGGGAATTATATTAAGGCCCTTCAACCTGTGCTATAATACCCCCCAACGAgtcaaaaactatttttctgcATTCGTATCGAAACAAAGTATTTTGCACTAAATGTGACCTCTGGATAATCAAAGCCGCGGCATTCAAGATCGTGCAATGCAAATTGGTTGGTATTTGTGCGATTCCAATGAGCAACAGCTCATCATCAAATTTacctcattttttaaatgaaaaaaaaatttttttacgtaaACAATACGATTTACAGAAGAAATTGCCAGACGGAAGTTGtaactaaataatttttttccacacataataattctcaattttccaaatcCAAAGTGGTTGTATACGCAATATTTACGAATCAATGGGCGTATTCAATGAACAAATGTGTTCCCACAAACACAGTACGGGAAACAATAGGAAATTccgaatgaaaattgttcacCTATTTTAACAACCTTTACCTAGACTGCCAGATATAAAAGGACGCAGGGTGAACCAcagttggaaatattttctgtgtTGAGATGACGGTGTATTGAATAGTTATGAAAACGTttcgagtaaaaaataataattaaggtGATAGTGTGAATGATATCACGCAATGTTCAAAGCGTAGATTAAGTGATtggatgatttatttatttattccatgagATGATGAGACAGGAAAGGCCTGTCAAGTGATTGATAGATAGATTTCATCTAAAGTATTATAATGTAATCTTAATATTGGAACTGTAAAATAAATAGtccattatttaaaatatcttggatgttttttattacaaaattccaGTAACAGTTTATTTATAGATACTGGTCCTAGTTAGTGCGCCTCTGGAGACTGGGACAGGAGCACTACCAACACCCAGAATTGGAGAAGCGCCTGGAACAGAAGGTAAACGTAAAAAACAATTTGCGATTGACACTTCGCATACGAAAAAGTATGTAAACTCCTAGTGAGTTTCACTAGGTTTTTTATACTAAATCATTTCACTAGGTTTTTTATACAATTCTCTGATACGTATCGTGGGTGTATACGTACGATATAGATTATAACGAATATCCGAGCCAGTGGATATCGTCTGAGGAAGACTCCGGTCCTCACACTAATTGCATCCAATGACGAGTAAGCTCGTTTGACTTTTCGAGCCATTGTGGTATCGAATGGAGTTTCCATCAGGAATGTTGGCACTTGAGCTTTAGCGTCATCAGTATCGTTAACGTTGTACGGCTTTCTTGAGTTTCCCAAGAGTTTCCTGTATTCGTGCTAAAAATAACCGTCATTCACTTGACGTTACTTCATATAATCGACGATTAATTGAGcacactttaaaaaaaaaacctattgTATTAAAAGTGAACTCTTTGTAAGTCTTTAGCTGACAACATGAATAAAACTGGATTTTGCTCTCCAACGTATTCATTTAAAtatgacgagaaaaaaattaggtggaaaaaatttgggaagattATATGGCGGAATTGTCGTAGAACATGTCTTGAAAATGTGTACAGAAGTGAAATTCTAcccttttttcctttcaaaatcAATGACTAATTTTTTAGTAGTTTGGAAATTGTCGATAAAATTTATATCCGGTACAATGCCGAAATGTAAAACAAGTAAATTCACCTCAGCCTTCTCTAACTGCAATCTAAGTGCATTCTTCTCCGTAGTCAGTCCCTCAAGTTCATTCTGTTTCGCGACAAGAGTCTGCGTCAGAGTAGCTAATCTGCTCTCAACAGCGCTGGAAGGAGTAGAGACCGCAGCCAATTGTGACCTAAGTCTCGAAATTTCCGTCTCCTGTTTTCTCATCTTCGTCGACCAAACGCCACCCTGAGATACCAACTCCTCTTTGACAGCCCTGACTTCCTCCATATGCGCTTTAGCATCTTCTTCGGCCTCGATCCTCTTCCGCTTTTCCAGGGATAAAATCTCTTGTACTTCTCTGTTGGCAAGTCCAATTTTCCTACTCATCTCCTCAATTTTGAGATCAGCAGTTACAAGCTCTTCCCGTGCAATTCTCAATTGCTCACCGACCAGTTGATTCTCGTGCCTGAGACTATTGCACTCCTGCCTCAGTTGATTCAACTCCATGGTCGTTGCAGAACTGTCCACTCCAGTATCCAATTTGTTCTCCCTTAGTTCGGCTATGAGTTTCTCCTTCTCCTGAAGGGTTTTGATGGCCCTCGCCCGATGTTGCTCAAGCTCTTGCCTGGTAGACAGCAAGTCCAACCGGCTCCTCTCCAAAATTCCCTTCAGATCACAGATTTGCTTCACGTACTGTCCATTGTCCATCTCCACCTTGTCCATCTTTTCCCTGAGCACTTCAATCTCTTTCTGATTGTCAGTGTGCTGTCTATTTAGAAATTCGTTTTGTTGCTCCAGGTTTTTTCGTCCAGACTTGGACTGTTTCTTCTCCGAATATTTCGACATCTTCATCAAGTGTTCGATCTGCTGTCTCTGCTGATTTAATTTGTACTCGTACTCCTGTCTCAGTGCCTCCAATTTTCCATGCATCTCACTCTGTTCACTCTCTATCGATCTCTCAACGTGCATAGACACCAGTAATTCATTCTTTAGGCTCTCAATTTCGCTTCTTAGGAGACGATTCTCAGTCACTGGATCTGATGACGATATGTCTTGAACAGGAAGGTCGATCAGGGTGTGAGGGAACTCTGGGGATGATCGCCCACTGTGGGAGTACTCTGATAATGAGTCCTTCGGGTCTGATGTCTCAACGGATAGCGATGAGGGAGTTGGAGGAGGGTGGAACACTCCTCCATTCGTTTGGCTCATTGGGGTTGATGAGAGGCTGTTCAGATATGTCGTTAACTCCTCTTGGCTCTGGGGCTGTGACTTTTTTGGCGTGC includes the following:
- the LOC135170554 gene encoding uncharacterized protein LOC135170554, whose translation is MAPTICMTDIPKAGTDAPCVRRKYWQERAINRHSRFELKEISVKNGNWEANCQELSLPEARIPEEPKYVQWRILERRRKELLDIVIRTLVLVRRNHRLQKRMDALCLETQQFVRSQLRNRQLESEVGEISKQSSIQSSSIDTMEVDNTRQSNNNEPEIKSPNPVTSACILSNTDSGVSSDCSF
- the LOC135170428 gene encoding golgin-84, which codes for MAWLADLAGKAETLLNKIDQNTAAVLSKDNYDPEQDQLINVTSVVAANSSLSNHPEPGTPTRFPQFITTPQGTPKKSQPQSQEELTTYLNSLSSTPMSQTNGGVFHPPPTPSSLSVETSDPKDSLSEYSHSGRSSPEFPHTLIDLPVQDISSSDPVTENRLLRSEIESLKNELLVSMHVERSIESEQSEMHGKLEALRQEYEYKLNQQRQQIEHLMKMSKYSEKKQSKSGRKNLEQQNEFLNRQHTDNQKEIEVLREKMDKVEMDNGQYVKQICDLKGILERSRLDLLSTRQELEQHRARAIKTLQEKEKLIAELRENKLDTGVDSSATTMELNQLRQECNSLRHENQLVGEQLRIAREELVTADLKIEEMSRKIGLANREVQEILSLEKRKRIEAEEDAKAHMEEVRAVKEELVSQGGVWSTKMRKQETEISRLRSQLAAVSTPSSAVESRLATLTQTLVAKQNELEGLTTEKNALRLQLEKAEHEYRKLLGNSRKPYNVNDTDDAKAQVPTFLMETPFDTTMARKVKRAYSSLDAISVRTGVFLRRYPLARIFVIIYIALLQFWVLVVLLSQSPEAH